Proteins co-encoded in one Oreochromis aureus strain Israel breed Guangdong linkage group 3, ZZ_aureus, whole genome shotgun sequence genomic window:
- the LOC120437440 gene encoding coxsackievirus and adenovirus receptor homolog: protein MCPPGIDTVSINQKNITAESGQKNVTLPCRAPNNNTIIIVEWSRAGLGDEYVLFYQNGHFPSDYQHPPFKNRVDLQDRQMKDGDVSLILKNVTINDTGTYECRVQNEVDSMTLINSIYLHVVDPPGQTGGHTEDGSVVLIIVLSVSGVLVWKLARLAQ, encoded by the exons ATGTGTCCGCCTGGAATAGACACAGTATCAATAA accagaaaaacatcacagctgagtctggacagaagAACGTCACTCtgccatgtcgagctccaaacaacaacaccattattattgtagagtggagcagagctggcCTGGGAGATGAATATGTGCTTTTCTACCAGAATGGGCACTTTCCCTCAGATTACCAGCATCCACcatttaagaaccgggtggatctgcaggacagacagatgaaggatggagacgtgtctttgattctgaagaatgtgacgattaatgacactggaacatacgagtgtcgtgtCCAGAACGAGGTAGACAGTATGACGCTCATCAACAGCATCTACCTGCatgttgttgatcctccag gtcagacaggaggacacacagaggatggatcTGTTGTACTGATCATTGTTCTCTCAGTTTCTGGTGTACTGGTCTGGAAACTGGCTAGACTGGCTCAGTGA